From a region of the Mycolicibacterium sp. MU0050 genome:
- a CDS encoding heme-binding protein yields the protein MINRIVSGMVQLAEGLGGIVGIRVGTEEPLYLSEPLADGVEIRRYGPRIAAETTVLEDDEQARNTGFRRLAGYIFGGNSRQTSIAMTAPVAQSSEKIAMTAPVSQSRGAQGGSVIRFYMPAKWSLQTLPTPDDEKVKLVEVPAETFAVLRFTGDRSPAAVDNRTAQLLKVLADNAITPHGEPLSWFYDPPWTIPWRRRNEVAVPVAD from the coding sequence ATGATCAACCGCATCGTTTCCGGGATGGTTCAGCTGGCCGAGGGCCTCGGCGGCATCGTCGGCATCCGGGTCGGCACCGAAGAACCGCTGTACCTGTCCGAGCCGCTGGCCGACGGCGTCGAGATCCGCCGCTACGGTCCGCGCATCGCCGCGGAGACCACGGTGCTCGAGGACGACGAGCAGGCGCGCAACACCGGGTTCCGCCGGCTGGCGGGCTACATCTTCGGCGGCAACAGTCGACAGACGTCGATCGCCATGACCGCGCCCGTGGCCCAGTCCAGCGAGAAGATCGCGATGACCGCACCCGTCTCGCAGTCCCGCGGCGCGCAGGGCGGGTCGGTGATTCGCTTCTACATGCCGGCCAAGTGGTCGCTGCAGACCCTGCCGACCCCCGACGACGAGAAGGTGAAGTTGGTCGAGGTGCCGGCCGAGACGTTCGCGGTGCTGCGGTTCACCGGCGACCGCAGCCCCGCGGCGGTGGACAATCGCACGGCGCAGCTGTTGAAGGTGTTGGCGGACAACGCGATAACCCCCCACGGCGAACCCCTGTCCTGGTTCTACGACCCGCCCTGGACCATTCCGTGGCGGCGGCGCAACGAGGTGGCGGTGCCGGTCGCGGACTGA
- a CDS encoding DUF3052 domain-containing protein, whose product MVAADGASNYAQKLGIQKDQVVQELGWDEDTDDDIRADVEEACGSELLDEDADEVIDVVLLWWRDDGGDLVDALMDAITPLADDGVIWVLTPKTGKPGHVLPAEIAESAPTAGLMQTSSANLGDWSASRLVQPKSKAAGRHS is encoded by the coding sequence GTGGTCGCGGCGGACGGCGCCTCGAACTACGCCCAAAAACTGGGCATCCAAAAAGATCAGGTTGTGCAGGAACTGGGCTGGGACGAGGACACGGACGACGACATCCGTGCCGACGTCGAAGAAGCCTGCGGTTCGGAACTGCTCGACGAGGACGCCGACGAGGTCATCGACGTGGTGCTGCTGTGGTGGCGCGACGACGGCGGTGACTTGGTGGACGCGTTGATGGACGCCATCACGCCCCTGGCTGACGATGGGGTGATCTGGGTCCTCACCCCCAAGACCGGCAAACCCGGTCATGTCCTTCCCGCGGAGATCGCCGAGTCGGCGCCCACCGCCGGACTCATGCAGACCTCGTCGGCCAACCTCGGTGACTGGAGCGCCAGTCGGTTGGTGCAACCGAAGTCGAAGGCCGCCGGACGGCACAGTTGA
- a CDS encoding N-acyl-D-amino-acid deacylase family protein, producing the protein MPYDVVVRNGMWFDGTGAPPQPRTLGIRGGKVVAVSAAPLDETDCPDVIDAAGKWVVPGFIDVHTHYDAEVLLDPGLRESVRHGVTTVLLGMCSLSTVYADAEDAADLFSRVEAVPRQYVLGALESHKTWSNPSEYVAAVDALPLGPNIASLLGHSDLRASVLGLDRATTRGVRPTDAELETMARKLDEALDAGMLGMSGMDAAIDKLDGDRFRSRALPSTFATWRERRRLIKVLRKRGRILQSAPNVAKAQETLNFFLESSGLFGRRPGVRMSLLVSADAKSSPGAARVIGIGTRALNRILGAKVRFQHLPVPFELYSDGIDLPVFEEFGAGTAALHLRDQLERNKLLADPEYRRRFRRSFDRRKLGPTLWHRDFHDATIVECPDATLIGKSFGQIADERGIHPLDAFLDVLVDNGERNVRWTTIVANHRPKALDRLANDPSVHMGFSDAGAHLRNMAFYNYPLRMLKRVRDAQLAGRPFMTSERAVHRLTAEVADWFGVNAGTLREGDRADFVVIDPQGLNADVDAYNEEAVPFYGGLSRMVNRNDDAVVATAVNGTVVFRDGRFADGYGVHMKSGRYLRAGADQLAHAAAADG; encoded by the coding sequence ATGCCCTACGACGTCGTCGTCCGCAACGGAATGTGGTTTGACGGGACCGGCGCGCCACCGCAGCCGCGCACGCTGGGGATTCGCGGCGGGAAGGTGGTCGCCGTCTCGGCGGCACCGCTCGACGAGACCGACTGCCCCGATGTGATCGATGCCGCCGGCAAGTGGGTGGTGCCCGGCTTCATCGACGTCCATACCCACTACGACGCCGAGGTGTTGCTCGACCCCGGCCTGCGGGAATCCGTGCGCCACGGCGTCACCACGGTGCTGCTGGGGATGTGCTCGCTGTCGACGGTCTACGCCGACGCCGAGGACGCGGCCGACCTGTTCAGCCGCGTCGAAGCGGTGCCGCGTCAGTACGTGCTCGGCGCGCTGGAATCGCACAAGACGTGGTCGAATCCGTCCGAGTACGTCGCGGCCGTCGACGCGCTGCCGCTGGGCCCCAACATCGCCTCGCTGCTGGGACATTCGGATCTGCGTGCCTCCGTGCTGGGCCTGGACCGCGCCACGACGCGCGGTGTCCGCCCCACCGACGCCGAACTCGAGACCATGGCGCGCAAGCTCGACGAGGCCCTGGACGCGGGCATGCTGGGCATGTCGGGGATGGACGCCGCGATCGACAAGCTCGACGGCGACCGGTTCCGCTCGCGGGCGCTGCCGTCGACCTTCGCCACCTGGCGCGAGCGCCGCCGGCTCATCAAGGTGCTGCGCAAGCGCGGTCGCATCCTGCAGAGCGCGCCGAATGTCGCCAAGGCCCAAGAGACCCTGAATTTCTTCCTGGAGAGCAGCGGGCTGTTCGGCCGCCGGCCCGGTGTGCGCATGAGCCTGCTGGTCTCCGCCGACGCCAAGTCGTCGCCTGGCGCGGCGCGGGTGATCGGCATCGGTACCCGCGCGTTGAACAGGATCCTCGGCGCCAAGGTGCGGTTCCAGCATCTACCGGTGCCCTTCGAGTTGTACTCGGACGGCATCGATCTGCCCGTCTTCGAAGAGTTCGGGGCCGGCACCGCGGCGCTGCACCTGCGCGATCAACTCGAGCGCAACAAGCTGCTCGCCGACCCGGAGTACCGGCGCCGGTTCCGCCGCTCGTTCGACCGCCGCAAGCTCGGACCGACGTTGTGGCACCGCGATTTCCACGACGCCACCATTGTCGAATGCCCGGATGCCACCCTGATCGGTAAGAGCTTCGGCCAGATCGCCGACGAGCGCGGCATCCATCCGCTCGATGCGTTCCTCGACGTGCTCGTCGACAACGGCGAGCGCAACGTGCGCTGGACGACCATCGTGGCCAACCACCGCCCCAAGGCGCTCGACCGGCTGGCCAACGACCCGTCGGTCCACATGGGTTTCTCGGATGCCGGTGCTCATCTGCGCAACATGGCGTTCTACAACTATCCGCTGCGGATGCTCAAACGCGTCCGCGACGCTCAGCTGGCCGGGCGCCCCTTCATGACCAGTGAGCGTGCGGTGCACCGGCTCACCGCCGAGGTTGCCGACTGGTTCGGGGTGAACGCGGGCACGCTGCGCGAGGGGGACCGGGCCGACTTCGTGGTGATCGACCCACAGGGCCTCAACGCCGACGTCGACGCGTACAACGAGGAGGCGGTGCCGTTCTACGGCGGCCTGAGCCGGATGGTGAACCGCAACGACGACGCGGTGGTCGCGACGGCGGTCAACGGCACCGTGGTGTTCCGCGACGGTCGGTTCGCCGACGGCTACGGTGTGCACATGAAGTCGGGTCGTTATCTGCGTGCCGGTGCTGACCAACTCGCGCACGCCGCCGCGGCAGATGGCTAG
- a CDS encoding TetR/AcrR family transcriptional regulator: MARTQQQRREETVTRLLDAGIETIIDVGYAKASAAVIARRAGVSDGALFRHFPTMGDFMAATASEVMRRQLQRFADRVAELSEAQSLPAVLAVVRDITTSDTNAVLYELLVAARTDEKLRRAMRRQLDGYTTAIYETARTATGLQHLRDDEFRAAVTIVTNTFDGAALVRPVLRQPELEEGKIELLAALLKR; this comes from the coding sequence ATGGCTAGAACTCAGCAGCAGCGCCGCGAGGAAACGGTCACCCGACTGCTCGACGCCGGCATCGAGACCATCATCGATGTCGGGTACGCGAAGGCGTCGGCCGCGGTGATCGCCCGGCGCGCCGGCGTTTCCGACGGGGCGCTGTTCCGACACTTTCCGACCATGGGCGACTTCATGGCGGCGACGGCCAGCGAGGTGATGCGCCGCCAGCTGCAGCGGTTCGCCGACCGCGTCGCCGAACTGTCCGAGGCCCAGTCGCTGCCGGCGGTCCTCGCGGTGGTGCGCGACATCACGACCAGCGACACCAACGCGGTGCTCTACGAACTGCTGGTGGCGGCCCGGACCGATGAGAAGCTGCGGAGGGCGATGCGCCGGCAACTCGACGGCTACACCACCGCCATCTACGAGACCGCCCGCACCGCAACCGGATTGCAACACCTGCGCGACGACGAGTTCAGGGCCGCCGTCACGATAGTGACCAACACCTTCGACGGCGCGGCGCTGGTCCGCCCGGTGCTGCGGCAGCCCGAACTCGAGGAGGGCAAGATCGAGTTGCTGGCGGCGCTGCTCAAGCGTTAG
- a CDS encoding cyclic nucleotide-binding domain-containing protein, with amino-acid sequence MNASKGHEIDAQRLREFSTFANFSDSDLQRLLRAAHRNTRSSPWPLILEQTPSDACFILLSGEAGVYVGRTQVATVGPGEVIGESALRQGQLRNATVTTTGPAEILRIDKAELTRLLDEIPALREAVDATAERHSPESDTAGPS; translated from the coding sequence ATGAACGCTTCGAAGGGGCACGAGATCGACGCCCAGCGGCTGCGGGAGTTCAGCACGTTTGCGAACTTCTCCGACTCGGACCTGCAGCGCCTGCTTCGCGCGGCGCATCGCAACACGAGATCCTCGCCGTGGCCGCTGATTCTCGAGCAGACCCCCTCGGATGCCTGCTTCATCCTGCTCTCCGGGGAGGCCGGGGTGTACGTCGGCCGGACTCAGGTCGCGACGGTGGGACCGGGTGAGGTGATCGGCGAATCCGCGCTGCGGCAGGGCCAACTGCGCAATGCCACGGTGACGACCACCGGGCCGGCCGAGATCCTGCGCATCGACAAGGCCGAACTCACCCGGCTGCTCGACGAGATCCCCGCGCTGCGCGAAGCCGTGGACGCGACCGCCGAGCGGCACTCGCCGGAGTCGGACACCGCCGGCCCGAGCTGA
- a CDS encoding peroxiredoxin, translated as MLVPGDKAPDFTLKDQNWQPVSLADYRDKKNVLLVFFPLAFTGICQGELDEIRDNLPQYENDETATLAISVGPPPTHKIWALQSGYLFPVLSDFWPHGEVAQQYGVFNETSGVSNRGTFLVDKSGIVRFAECKEPGEARDQAVWASALAALAEP; from the coding sequence ATGTTGGTCCCCGGTGACAAGGCCCCGGACTTCACGCTGAAAGACCAGAACTGGCAACCGGTTTCGTTGGCGGACTATCGGGACAAGAAGAATGTCCTGCTGGTGTTCTTCCCGCTGGCGTTCACCGGGATCTGCCAGGGTGAGCTCGACGAGATCCGGGACAACCTGCCGCAATACGAGAACGACGAGACCGCCACGCTGGCGATCTCCGTCGGCCCGCCGCCCACCCACAAGATCTGGGCGTTGCAGAGCGGGTACCTCTTTCCGGTGCTCTCGGACTTCTGGCCGCACGGTGAGGTCGCGCAGCAGTACGGCGTGTTCAACGAGACCTCGGGGGTGTCCAACCGCGGCACGTTCCTGGTGGACAAGTCCGGGATCGTGCGGTTCGCCGAATGCAAGGAACCCGGCGAGGCGCGCGACCAGGCGGTCTGGGCATCGGCGCTGGCGGCCCTGGCTGAGCCGTGA
- a CDS encoding MFS transporter — protein sequence MTTARISTWAPLRSQIFRALWIAQFVSYLGTWMQTVGAQWMLVDDPQAAVLVPLVQTATALPVMLLALPAGVLADLVDRRRLLLATQGAMAAVVGLLAVLTATGLTTPTVLLLLLFVIGCGTALVGPAWQAIQPDLVPLEQIPAAAALGSMSLNAARSIGPAIAGALVSLSGPTVVFALNAVSFVGIVAVLITWRPATAPRDFPAERALSALGAGARFIRSSPIVRRILLRAALFIAPASALWSLLPVIASRQLGLGSSGYGLLLGALGLGAVLGAVVLSRLRFRFDENALLIVAAVGFAAATVVLALVPIFAVVAVVLVLGGTAWLLCLATLNASMQLSLPGWVRARGLSVYLMIFMGGQALGSLLWGLLAGATSTVTSLLVSAALLGGCALSALWWPLHAKTGNIDLTPSTHWPEPTLVFEPEPLDGPVLVTAEYRVRPEDEDAFLAAMAVMGRSRRRTGAARWRLYRSVEREHTFVETFIVRSWGEHLHQHHRRLTGQDLVIEQAVERWVAGASHHLIAVRTPR from the coding sequence ATGACCACGGCTCGAATATCGACGTGGGCGCCGCTGCGGTCTCAGATTTTCCGGGCGCTGTGGATCGCGCAGTTCGTCTCCTACCTGGGCACGTGGATGCAGACGGTGGGCGCGCAGTGGATGCTGGTCGACGATCCGCAGGCCGCGGTGCTGGTGCCGCTGGTGCAGACCGCGACCGCGCTGCCGGTCATGCTGCTGGCCCTGCCGGCGGGGGTGCTGGCCGATCTCGTCGACCGGCGGCGTCTGCTGCTCGCCACCCAGGGCGCGATGGCCGCGGTCGTGGGTCTGCTGGCGGTACTGACCGCCACCGGGTTGACCACCCCCACGGTGCTGTTGCTGCTGCTGTTCGTGATCGGCTGCGGGACCGCACTGGTCGGGCCGGCTTGGCAGGCGATCCAGCCCGATCTCGTTCCCCTCGAACAGATCCCGGCGGCCGCCGCACTGGGCAGCATGAGCCTGAACGCGGCCCGGTCCATCGGGCCGGCGATCGCCGGGGCGCTGGTGTCGCTGTCCGGCCCCACGGTGGTGTTCGCACTCAACGCCGTGTCGTTCGTGGGCATCGTCGCCGTGTTGATCACCTGGCGCCCCGCGACCGCGCCGCGGGACTTTCCCGCCGAGCGCGCGTTGTCCGCCCTCGGCGCCGGCGCACGGTTCATCCGCAGCTCACCGATCGTGCGACGGATCCTGCTGCGAGCCGCGTTGTTCATCGCCCCGGCCAGCGCGCTGTGGAGTCTGCTGCCGGTGATCGCCAGTCGCCAACTCGGCTTGGGCTCGTCGGGTTACGGATTGCTGCTGGGGGCGCTCGGCCTGGGTGCGGTACTCGGTGCCGTCGTGTTGTCCCGGTTGCGTTTCCGGTTCGACGAGAACGCACTGCTGATCGTCGCGGCCGTCGGGTTCGCCGCCGCGACGGTGGTGCTGGCGCTGGTGCCCATCTTCGCCGTGGTGGCGGTGGTGCTGGTGCTGGGCGGTACCGCCTGGCTGCTGTGCCTCGCGACGCTGAATGCGTCGATGCAGCTGAGCCTGCCGGGTTGGGTGCGCGCCCGCGGCCTGTCGGTCTACCTGATGATCTTCATGGGCGGCCAGGCCCTCGGGTCGTTGCTGTGGGGGTTGCTCGCCGGTGCGACGTCGACCGTCACCAGCCTGCTGGTCAGCGCCGCGCTGCTGGGCGGCTGCGCGCTGTCGGCGCTGTGGTGGCCGCTGCACGCCAAGACCGGCAACATCGACCTGACGCCGTCGACGCACTGGCCGGAACCGACGTTGGTCTTCGAGCCCGAACCCCTCGACGGTCCGGTGCTGGTGACCGCGGAGTACCGGGTGCGACCCGAGGACGAGGACGCGTTCCTGGCGGCGATGGCCGTGATGGGCCGGTCCCGCAGACGCACCGGCGCGGCGCGGTGGCGGCTCTACCGCAGCGTGGAGCGTGAGCACACCTTCGTCGAGACGTTCATCGTGCGGTCCTGGGGCGAGCATCTGCACCAGCACCACCGGCGGCTCACCGGGCAGGATCTGGTCATCGAGCAGGCCGTCGAGCGCTGGGTGGCCGGGGCCTCGCACCACCTGATCGCCGTGCGCACGCCGCGGTGA